In the Aromatoleum bremense genome, one interval contains:
- the motA gene encoding flagellar motor stator protein MotA, translating into MFLIVGYVIILLASIGTYSIHGSLMALWVPLEYLAIVGLMIGGFVAGNGSKALKATLAALPGVVKGSPYNKAMYMDLLGLLYEVLAKVRKEGLMSIENDVDNAASSPIFTKYPSVMANHHAIEFLTDYLRMMVGGNLNAFELESLMDKEIDTHHHEAHTAPHVVAKVGDALPAFGIVVAVMGVVNVMGSVGQPPAVLGKMIGGALVGTFLGILISYGFVQPIASQLEQRVEEGGKVFECIKVVLLASMNGYAPQVAIEFGRKVLYSTERPGFAELEQDIKNRKG; encoded by the coding sequence GTGTTTCTGATCGTTGGCTATGTCATCATCCTTCTCGCGTCGATCGGGACCTATTCGATTCATGGCAGTCTCATGGCCCTGTGGGTGCCGCTCGAGTACCTCGCGATCGTCGGCCTGATGATCGGCGGTTTCGTTGCGGGCAACGGCAGCAAGGCGCTGAAGGCGACGCTGGCAGCCCTGCCGGGGGTCGTGAAGGGCTCGCCGTACAACAAGGCGATGTACATGGACCTGCTGGGCCTGCTGTACGAGGTGCTGGCGAAAGTGCGCAAGGAAGGCCTCATGTCGATCGAGAACGATGTCGACAATGCCGCATCCAGCCCGATCTTCACGAAGTATCCGAGCGTGATGGCCAACCACCACGCGATCGAGTTCCTCACCGATTATCTGCGCATGATGGTCGGCGGAAACCTCAACGCGTTCGAGCTCGAAAGCTTGATGGACAAGGAAATCGATACCCATCACCACGAGGCGCACACCGCACCGCACGTCGTGGCGAAGGTCGGCGATGCGCTCCCCGCGTTCGGTATCGTCGTCGCGGTGATGGGCGTGGTGAACGTCATGGGTTCGGTCGGCCAACCGCCGGCGGTACTGGGCAAGATGATCGGCGGCGCGCTGGTCGGTACCTTCCTCGGCATCCTCATTTCCTACGGTTTCGTCCAGCCCATCGCGAGCCAGCTGGAACAGCGCGTCGAAGAGGGCGGGAAAGTGTTCGAGTGCATCAAGGTGGTGCTGCTGGCGAGCATGAACGGGTATGCGCCGCAGGTGGCGATCGAGTTCGGGCGCAAGGTGCTGTATTCGACGGAGCGTCCGGGCTTCGCCGAGCTCGAGCAGGACATCAAGAACCGCAAGGGTTGA
- the flhC gene encoding flagellar transcriptional regulator FlhC produces MKNKSIIGEAEDIQRAAEMVRLGARMQMLEAETKLSRERLLKIYKEVRGMSPPKGMLPFSTDWFMTWQPNMHASLFMAFFSFFQDKAGLKGLDAIIKAYHLYLDHVEAEAMDPVLSLTRAWTLVRFFDADLLQFAPCTSCGGRFVAHAYDPTHHFVCGLCNMPSRAGKTKRAAKAAFAEAD; encoded by the coding sequence TTGAAAAACAAGAGCATCATCGGCGAAGCCGAAGACATCCAGCGCGCAGCGGAAATGGTCCGCCTCGGCGCCCGCATGCAGATGCTGGAAGCCGAGACGAAGCTGAGCCGCGAGCGCCTTCTGAAGATCTACAAGGAAGTGCGCGGCATGTCGCCGCCGAAAGGGATGCTGCCGTTCTCGACCGACTGGTTCATGACGTGGCAGCCGAACATGCACGCGTCGCTGTTCATGGCCTTCTTCAGTTTCTTCCAGGACAAGGCCGGCCTCAAGGGGCTGGATGCGATCATCAAGGCCTACCATCTGTATCTCGATCACGTCGAGGCCGAAGCGATGGACCCGGTGCTCAGCCTGACGCGCGCCTGGACGCTGGTGCGGTTCTTCGACGCCGACCTGCTCCAGTTCGCCCCCTGCACGAGCTGCGGCGGACGCTTCGTCGCCCACGCCTATGATCCGACCCACCACTTCGTATGCGGTCTGTGCAATATGCCTTCGCGGGCCGGAAAGACCAAGCGGGCCGCCAAGGCGGCATTCGCCGAAGCGGACTGA
- a CDS encoding chemotaxis protein encodes MSELFRNIEARTRLAGTNKLEILLFTLGTDARTGRRETFGINVFKVREVMRTPAITAAPEMPASVEGMVSLRGVLVPVVDLARYAGIGAEARRDIMIVTEYNGHTQGFLVEAVDTILRLDWAQMRVPPDMLTANLGGLVTAVTELPGERLVMMLDVEKVLSETTTQDDPLLFRGIEPLDDAAQTVYFADDSSVARKQIERTLEALGVPYVGSINGRAAWQELQKIAMHADATGRKVSELVGLVLTDVEMPEMDGYILTKMIKSDSRFDGVPVLMHSSLSGMSNQQLGKSVGVDEYVAKFEPRRLAQTLRRLLVEGGASSRAC; translated from the coding sequence ATGTCCGAACTATTCAGGAATATCGAAGCGCGCACACGGCTCGCCGGCACGAACAAGCTGGAGATCCTGTTGTTCACGCTGGGGACCGACGCGCGTACCGGCCGTCGGGAAACTTTCGGCATCAACGTGTTCAAGGTGCGGGAAGTCATGCGCACGCCGGCCATCACCGCCGCGCCCGAGATGCCCGCGTCGGTCGAGGGGATGGTGAGCCTGCGCGGCGTACTGGTGCCGGTCGTCGATCTCGCCAGATATGCCGGGATAGGCGCCGAGGCGCGGCGCGACATCATGATCGTGACTGAATACAACGGCCACACCCAGGGCTTCCTCGTCGAGGCCGTCGACACGATCCTGCGGCTCGACTGGGCGCAGATGAGGGTTCCGCCGGATATGCTGACCGCGAACCTCGGCGGCCTGGTGACCGCCGTGACCGAGCTGCCTGGCGAGAGGCTGGTGATGATGCTCGACGTCGAGAAAGTGCTGTCGGAAACGACGACCCAGGACGATCCCTTGTTGTTCCGGGGCATCGAACCGCTCGACGACGCGGCGCAGACGGTTTATTTCGCCGACGACTCGTCGGTCGCCCGCAAGCAGATCGAACGCACGCTCGAGGCGCTCGGGGTGCCCTATGTTGGATCGATCAACGGCCGGGCGGCGTGGCAGGAACTGCAGAAGATCGCGATGCATGCCGACGCGACGGGACGCAAGGTCAGCGAACTGGTCGGCCTCGTGCTGACCGATGTCGAAATGCCCGAAATGGACGGCTACATCCTGACCAAGATGATCAAGTCCGACTCGCGCTTCGACGGGGTCCCGGTTCTCATGCATTCGTCGTTGTCCGGGATGTCCAACCAGCAACTCGGGAAATCCGTCGGGGTGGATGAATACGTGGCCAAATTCGAACCCCGGCGCCTCGCGCAGACACTGCGCCGCCTGCTTGTCGAGGGCGGCGCCTCGTCCCGGGCATGTTGA
- the guaD gene encoding guanine deaminase, with protein sequence MSGLRAIRGDIVHFLGDPADLGADALAHFPDGLLIVRDGLVAGLGPAPDLLPKLPAGTTVDDYRGKLVLPGFIDTHIHYAQTDIVASYGEQVLAWLEKYTYPTERRFADPAHAAAVAEFFCDELLRNGTTTAMAFATVHPASVDALFAAARKRHMRMIAGKVLMDRNCPDFLRDPADGGDAESKALIERWHGRDRLLYAVTPRFAPTSTPAQMALAGRLFADHPGVYLQSHLAENEREVAWVARLYPEARSYLDVYERYGQLGARSVFAHCVWIDDTDRARMSATGAAVSFCPTSNLFLGSGLFDLDRAQAAGVRVGLGTDVGGGTSFSMLQTLNEAYKVQQLRGQRLPVERGFYLATRGGARSLYLDDRIGSFDTGREADLVVLDPAATPLLARRTAVATTLAERLFALMLLGDDRAVAATHILGEPAWRRP encoded by the coding sequence ATGAGCGGGCTGCGGGCGATCCGCGGCGATATCGTGCACTTCCTCGGCGACCCGGCGGACTTGGGCGCCGACGCGCTGGCGCACTTTCCGGACGGGTTGCTGATCGTACGCGACGGCCTCGTCGCCGGGCTCGGCCCCGCACCCGACCTGCTGCCGAAGCTGCCCGCCGGCACGACCGTCGACGACTACCGTGGCAAGCTGGTCCTGCCTGGCTTCATCGACACGCACATCCATTACGCGCAGACCGACATCGTCGCCAGCTACGGCGAACAGGTGCTCGCGTGGCTCGAGAAATATACCTACCCGACCGAACGGCGTTTCGCCGATCCGGCTCACGCGGCGGCGGTCGCGGAGTTCTTCTGCGACGAGCTGCTGAGAAACGGCACGACGACCGCGATGGCGTTTGCGACCGTGCATCCGGCTTCCGTCGACGCGCTGTTCGCCGCGGCGCGGAAACGGCACATGCGGATGATCGCCGGCAAAGTGCTGATGGACCGTAACTGCCCGGACTTCCTGCGTGACCCCGCCGACGGCGGCGATGCGGAATCGAAGGCGCTGATCGAGCGCTGGCACGGCCGCGATCGCCTGCTGTATGCGGTGACGCCGCGTTTCGCCCCGACCTCGACGCCTGCGCAGATGGCGCTTGCCGGGCGCCTCTTCGCCGATCATCCCGGCGTCTATCTGCAGTCCCACCTCGCCGAGAACGAGCGCGAAGTGGCCTGGGTCGCGAGGCTCTACCCGGAAGCGCGCAGCTACCTCGACGTCTATGAACGCTACGGCCAGCTCGGCGCGCGCAGCGTGTTCGCGCACTGCGTCTGGATCGACGACACCGATCGCGCCCGCATGTCGGCGACGGGAGCGGCGGTCAGCTTCTGCCCGACCTCGAACCTGTTCCTCGGCTCGGGCCTGTTCGATCTCGACCGCGCGCAGGCCGCGGGCGTGCGGGTCGGGCTCGGCACCGACGTTGGCGGCGGGACCAGCTTCTCGATGCTGCAGACGCTCAACGAAGCCTACAAGGTGCAGCAACTCAGGGGGCAGCGGCTGCCGGTCGAGCGCGGCTTCTACCTCGCGACCCGCGGCGGCGCGCGCAGCCTGTATCTCGACGACCGCATCGGCAGTTTCGACACCGGACGCGAAGCCGACCTGGTGGTGCTGGACCCGGCCGCGACGCCGTTGCTCGCCCGGCGCACGGCCGTCGCGACGACCCTCGCCGAACGGCTGTTCGCGCTAATGCTGCTCGGCGACGACCGCGCCGTCGCGGCAACCCACATCCTCGGCGAACCCGCCTGGCGGCGCCCCTGA
- a CDS encoding chemotaxis protein CheB — translation MQAAPEAGTAMRSGAARIVFIGASTGGTEAIKEILVGLPERSPPILIVQHMPEIFTSSFARRLDGLCAPTVKEAEDGEPVLAGNVYLSPGHSHLAIRRTGGGFQCVLSRDEAVNRHRPSVDVLFRSAAAQVGTAAIGVLLTGMGKDGAQGLLQMRHAGAWTIAQDHDSCVVYGMPREAASIGAAREVVPLKAIALHILQRAGPNTAPQ, via the coding sequence ATGCAAGCCGCGCCTGAGGCCGGCACGGCAATGCGCAGTGGCGCGGCGCGCATCGTCTTCATCGGGGCCTCGACGGGGGGCACCGAAGCCATCAAGGAGATCCTTGTCGGGCTGCCCGAACGCTCGCCGCCGATCCTGATCGTGCAGCACATGCCGGAAATCTTCACCTCTTCCTTCGCCCGCCGGCTCGACGGACTGTGCGCGCCGACCGTGAAGGAGGCCGAGGACGGCGAGCCCGTGCTGGCGGGAAACGTGTATCTGTCGCCGGGCCATTCCCATCTCGCGATCCGGCGTACCGGGGGCGGCTTCCAGTGCGTGCTGTCGCGGGACGAAGCCGTCAATCGCCACCGCCCCTCGGTCGACGTGCTGTTCCGCTCGGCAGCGGCGCAAGTCGGCACCGCGGCGATCGGAGTCCTGCTCACGGGGATGGGCAAGGACGGCGCACAGGGGTTGCTGCAGATGCGCCACGCGGGGGCATGGACGATCGCCCAGGATCACGACTCGTGCGTCGTGTACGGCATGCCGCGGGAGGCAGCGAGTATTGGCGCCGCACGCGAAGTCGTCCCGCTCAAGGCCATCGCGCTGCACATCCTGCAGCGCGCCGGGCCGAACACGGCGCCGCAATAA
- a CDS encoding CheR family methyltransferase: protein MRDREFLFTTTDFDRIRALIHSHAGIALSPAKHDMVYSRLARRLRACGDRTFAEYLVRLERDRPEWEVFVNSLTTNLTSFFREPHHFDLLAQRLRGIEEKRTIRIWCNAASTGEEPYSLAITACEAFDTLSPPVQILASDIDTSVLAQAQRGRYRQDRLERLSAERLRRYFVRPADGLPGELQVRPELQRLLSFRRINLLEANWLVQGPLDAIFCRNVMIYFDKPTQYTILKRFVPLLRQDGALFAGHSESFLHAVDLFRSMGRTVYQCVDASRA from the coding sequence ATGCGCGACCGCGAATTCCTGTTCACGACGACGGATTTCGACCGCATCCGGGCGCTGATCCACAGCCACGCCGGCATCGCGCTGTCGCCGGCCAAGCATGACATGGTGTACAGCCGCCTCGCCCGGCGCCTGCGGGCGTGCGGCGACCGGACTTTCGCGGAATATCTCGTCCGGCTCGAGCGCGATCGCCCGGAATGGGAGGTCTTCGTCAATTCGCTGACGACGAACCTCACCTCGTTCTTCCGCGAACCCCACCATTTCGACCTGCTTGCCCAGCGGCTGCGCGGCATCGAGGAAAAGCGCACGATCAGGATCTGGTGCAACGCCGCTTCCACCGGCGAGGAGCCGTATTCGCTCGCGATCACCGCATGCGAGGCGTTCGACACGCTGAGCCCTCCGGTGCAGATCCTCGCGAGCGACATCGATACCAGCGTGCTCGCCCAGGCGCAGCGCGGCCGGTATCGACAGGATCGCCTCGAACGCCTGTCGGCGGAGCGGTTGCGGCGCTACTTCGTCCGCCCGGCCGACGGACTGCCCGGGGAACTGCAGGTGCGCCCGGAGTTGCAGCGCCTGCTGAGTTTCCGCCGCATCAACCTGCTCGAAGCCAACTGGCTCGTGCAGGGGCCGCTCGACGCGATTTTTTGCCGCAACGTCATGATCTACTTCGACAAGCCGACGCAGTACACGATCCTCAAGCGCTTTGTGCCTTTGCTGCGCCAGGATGGAGCGCTCTTCGCCGGCCACTCCGAGAGCTTCCTGCACGCGGTCGACCTGTTCCGTTCGATGGGCCGTACGGTCTATCAGTGCGTCGATGCAAGCCGCGCCTGA
- the motB gene encoding flagellar motor protein MotB yields MSDDTQQPIVVKRINKVAAAAHGGAWKIAYADFVTAMMAFFLLMWLLGSTAQGDLEGIADHFQNPLKIAMQGGSGSGDSSSVIKGGGEDLSRSLGQRKRGDVDERRSINLDAAKGREIQRLEGDNEGAEAMRERARLIDLKGRIEAIVEADPKLRSFRNQILMDITSEGLRIQLVDEQNRPMFNTASDALQPYTRDLLRAIGRALNDVQNRLSLSGHTDAAKYAGGERGFSNWELSSNRANASRRELVAGGLEPGKVIRVVGLAETVPMKEDDLFDPTNRRISIVVMNRKTEEAVRAQRGLLDVGATMPVDDEKLRRDIGAASAMPAGRARAALQP; encoded by the coding sequence GTGAGCGACGATACGCAACAACCTATCGTCGTCAAGCGCATCAACAAGGTCGCGGCGGCAGCGCACGGCGGCGCATGGAAGATCGCGTACGCGGACTTCGTCACCGCGATGATGGCTTTCTTCCTGCTGATGTGGCTCCTCGGCTCGACCGCGCAGGGCGACCTCGAGGGGATCGCTGACCATTTCCAGAATCCGCTGAAAATCGCGATGCAGGGCGGAAGCGGATCGGGCGACAGTTCAAGCGTCATCAAGGGCGGCGGCGAAGACCTCTCCCGTTCCCTCGGACAGCGCAAGCGCGGCGACGTCGACGAGCGCCGTTCGATCAACCTCGATGCGGCGAAGGGACGCGAGATCCAGCGACTGGAGGGCGATAACGAAGGGGCGGAAGCAATGCGCGAGCGGGCGCGGCTGATCGACCTGAAAGGCCGCATCGAGGCGATCGTCGAGGCCGACCCGAAGCTGCGCAGCTTTCGCAACCAGATCCTGATGGACATCACGTCCGAAGGGCTGCGCATCCAGCTCGTTGACGAGCAGAATCGGCCGATGTTCAATACCGCGAGCGATGCGCTGCAGCCTTACACCCGCGACCTGTTGCGGGCGATCGGACGGGCGCTCAATGACGTGCAGAACCGGCTCAGCCTCTCCGGCCATACCGATGCCGCGAAATACGCCGGTGGCGAGCGCGGCTTCTCGAACTGGGAGCTGTCGAGCAACCGTGCGAACGCGTCGCGCCGGGAACTGGTCGCCGGCGGACTGGAGCCGGGGAAGGTGATCCGGGTAGTCGGCCTGGCCGAGACGGTGCCCATGAAGGAGGACGACCTGTTTGATCCAACCAACCGCCGTATCAGCATCGTCGTCATGAACCGGAAGACCGAAGAGGCGGTGCGGGCGCAGCGCGGTTTGCTCGACGTCGGCGCGACAATGCCCGTCGACGACGAGAAGCTCCGCCGCGATATCGGGGCGGCCTCCGCGATGCCGGCCGGACGGGCGCGTGCCGCCCTGCAACCCTGA
- the flhD gene encoding flagellar transcriptional regulator FlhD: protein MKRQDFQSEIQELNLAYMMLAQQMLRADRETAMLRLGIGNGVAELIEGLSSARLVKMASSQMVLPGFRFDDAMLAGLIAGNGRDAATSSLHAAIIAAGKPVQELAG from the coding sequence ATGAAACGCCAAGATTTTCAGTCCGAGATCCAGGAACTCAACCTCGCTTACATGATGCTGGCGCAACAGATGCTGCGCGCCGACCGTGAGACGGCGATGCTGCGACTGGGGATCGGCAATGGCGTTGCCGAGCTTATCGAGGGCTTGTCCAGTGCCAGGCTGGTGAAAATGGCGAGCAGCCAGATGGTGCTGCCGGGTTTCCGCTTCGACGATGCAATGCTGGCAGGCCTGATCGCCGGCAACGGGCGGGATGCCGCGACGTCCAGCCTGCACGCCGCGATCATCGCCGCCGGCAAGCCCGTGCAGGAACTGGCCGGATAG
- a CDS encoding NUDIX hydrolase, with amino-acid sequence MKFCSNCGATVELRIPPGDSLPRHVCGNCGSIHYVNPKIVVGAIPEWEDRILLCRRAIEPRHGFWTLPAGFMENAETTAQAAARETLEEACARIEVGEIFTLINVPHISQVHIVYRARLLDLDFGPGEESLEVGLFAEHEIPWDEIAFRTIALTLRHYFDDRRRGTFCFRTSDLALPPPVGTA; translated from the coding sequence ATGAAGTTCTGCTCGAACTGCGGCGCGACCGTCGAGTTGCGCATTCCTCCCGGAGATTCGCTGCCGCGCCATGTGTGTGGGAACTGCGGCAGCATTCATTACGTGAATCCGAAGATCGTCGTCGGTGCGATCCCGGAATGGGAAGACCGCATCCTGTTGTGCCGGCGCGCGATCGAACCGCGCCACGGCTTCTGGACGCTGCCGGCGGGCTTCATGGAAAATGCCGAGACGACGGCACAGGCTGCGGCGCGCGAGACGCTCGAAGAAGCCTGCGCGCGGATCGAGGTCGGCGAAATATTCACGCTGATCAACGTCCCGCACATCAGCCAGGTCCACATCGTTTATCGCGCGCGCCTGCTCGACCTGGACTTCGGACCGGGCGAGGAATCGCTGGAGGTCGGATTGTTTGCGGAACATGAAATCCCGTGGGACGAGATCGCTTTCCGGACGATCGCGCTGACGCTGCGGCATTATTTCGACGACCGCCGCCGCGGCACTTTCTGCTTCCGCACCAGCGATCTCGCCCTGCCCCCACCGGTCGGCACTGCCTGA
- the cheZ gene encoding protein phosphatase CheZ, translated as MAKKLKLDETGDSDDLQALFDSIASGPAKSEFKVVADPGASSGDDDELQSLFDAVAAQFDAAVSCEPAPKRIDPPPALPGHSCDAVFTRIGQMTRQVHNTLRALGSDGLLQEAVQAIPDARERLSYIAQMTEQAASRVLNATDIAQPIQNRMHADARNLEAQWDKLFANELSVDEFKALSGNTRDFLGEVARNSRATNEQLMEIMMAQDFQDLTGQVIKKVVDLAQKLETELLQVLLEVTPPQMRGDRHGNLLNGPVISSEGRDDVVTTQEQVDDLLDSLGF; from the coding sequence ATGGCGAAAAAGCTGAAGCTCGACGAGACCGGTGATTCTGATGATCTCCAGGCCTTGTTCGACAGCATCGCATCCGGTCCGGCGAAATCGGAATTCAAGGTCGTTGCCGATCCCGGCGCATCGAGCGGTGACGACGACGAATTGCAATCCTTGTTCGATGCGGTCGCCGCGCAGTTCGATGCTGCCGTCAGCTGCGAGCCGGCGCCGAAAAGGATCGACCCGCCACCCGCACTCCCCGGACACAGCTGCGATGCCGTATTCACACGGATTGGCCAGATGACGCGCCAGGTGCACAACACGTTGCGCGCGCTGGGTTCAGACGGCCTGCTCCAGGAGGCGGTGCAGGCGATTCCGGACGCCCGCGAGCGGCTCAGCTATATCGCGCAAATGACCGAACAGGCGGCAAGCCGGGTGTTGAACGCGACCGACATCGCGCAGCCGATACAGAACAGGATGCATGCCGATGCGCGAAACCTGGAGGCGCAGTGGGACAAACTGTTCGCAAACGAACTGTCGGTCGACGAGTTCAAGGCGCTGTCGGGCAACACGCGGGATTTTCTCGGCGAAGTCGCCAGGAACAGCCGGGCGACGAACGAACAGCTGATGGAAATCATGATGGCCCAGGATTTCCAGGACCTGACCGGGCAGGTCATCAAGAAGGTCGTGGATCTTGCGCAGAAACTCGAAACCGAACTGCTCCAGGTGCTGCTGGAAGTGACGCCGCCCCAGATGCGGGGCGATAGGCACGGCAACCTGCTCAACGGCCCTGTGATCAGTTCCGAGGGACGCGACGACGTTGTGACGACCCAGGAGCAGGTCGACGACCTGCTCGACAGCCTCGGTTTCTGA
- a CDS encoding HNH endonuclease codes for MQHPWILTLDSRGLPHRWISWQAACHYYALDMVAWVVGNQQFRFVGGICRATGLRSEITANSIIAIKGRSFRPDSHSQVPPLNNRELFHRDRYICAYCGDRFSGHILTREHIVPVSHGGRDVWMNVVTSCRPCNQRKSGRTPEQARMPLLYAPYVPNKAEYLILCNRSILADQMDFLARHLPHQSRLHVP; via the coding sequence GTGCAACACCCCTGGATCCTCACGCTCGACAGCCGCGGCCTGCCCCACCGCTGGATAAGTTGGCAGGCAGCGTGCCACTACTATGCCCTGGACATGGTGGCGTGGGTGGTCGGAAACCAGCAGTTCCGCTTCGTCGGGGGAATCTGCCGGGCTACCGGGCTGCGCTCCGAAATCACCGCGAACAGCATCATCGCGATCAAGGGGCGCAGCTTCCGTCCGGACAGCCACAGCCAGGTTCCGCCGCTGAACAACCGTGAACTGTTTCACCGCGACCGCTATATCTGCGCCTATTGTGGCGACCGTTTTTCGGGCCACATCCTGACGCGCGAGCACATCGTCCCGGTTTCGCACGGCGGCCGCGACGTGTGGATGAACGTCGTGACATCGTGCCGGCCCTGCAACCAGCGCAAGAGCGGGCGCACGCCGGAACAGGCGCGGATGCCGTTGCTGTATGCGCCGTATGTACCGAACAAGGCCGAATACCTGATCCTGTGCAACCGCAGCATCCTCGCCGACCAGATGGATTTCCTCGCCCGCCACCTGCCGCACCAGAGCCGGCTGCACGTTCCCTAA
- a CDS encoding chemotaxis protein, with product MSSFNPDESGLLNVVDGRTGLAGSNRMEILLFSLGTGETFGINVFKVREVCTAPFITRTPNMPVGVEGLISLRGNVIPVLSLAKILGLARPGAPLGGSMMVTEYSKRTLGFLVDSVDRIIRVEWDKVRAPDNVSSNVQSYITAITESPDGKLVSIVDVETVLATTFGDAVVGNISPIAGGHEYDIFFVDDSGVARRKIAEVLDKLGVKHKHAVNGLEAWTRLQGIASHAQQCGRQVGEELDLILVDAEMPEMDGYVLTRNIKADARFNGIPVVMHSSLSSEANRAMGKQVGVDAYVAKFDADALADTLRPLLSKGH from the coding sequence ATGTCGAGTTTCAATCCCGACGAGAGCGGCCTGCTGAACGTCGTCGATGGACGCACCGGCCTCGCCGGTTCGAACCGCATGGAAATCCTGCTGTTTTCGCTGGGAACCGGCGAAACCTTCGGCATCAACGTGTTCAAGGTCCGCGAGGTCTGCACCGCGCCCTTCATCACGCGCACGCCGAACATGCCCGTCGGCGTCGAAGGGCTGATCTCGCTGCGAGGCAACGTGATCCCGGTTCTGTCGCTGGCAAAGATCCTCGGCCTTGCCCGGCCCGGCGCGCCGCTCGGCGGCTCGATGATGGTGACCGAATACAGCAAGCGCACGCTCGGATTCCTCGTCGACAGCGTGGATCGCATCATTCGTGTCGAATGGGACAAGGTCCGCGCGCCGGACAACGTGTCGAGCAATGTGCAAAGCTACATCACCGCGATCACCGAGTCGCCCGACGGCAAGCTCGTTTCGATCGTCGACGTCGAGACGGTGCTGGCGACGACGTTCGGCGACGCGGTCGTCGGGAATATTTCGCCGATCGCCGGCGGCCATGAATACGACATTTTCTTCGTCGACGACTCGGGCGTGGCGCGGCGCAAGATCGCCGAGGTCCTCGACAAGCTCGGCGTCAAGCACAAGCATGCGGTCAATGGGCTCGAGGCCTGGACACGGCTGCAGGGCATCGCGAGCCACGCGCAGCAGTGCGGGCGCCAGGTGGGGGAAGAACTCGACCTCATACTGGTGGATGCCGAAATGCCGGAGATGGACGGCTATGTGCTGACGCGCAACATCAAGGCCGACGCGCGCTTCAACGGCATTCCCGTCGTCATGCATTCGTCGTTGTCATCGGAGGCGAATCGCGCCATGGGAAAACAGGTCGGTGTCGATGCATACGTGGCAAAATTCGACGCTGACGCGCTGGCCGATACGCTGCGCCCCTTGTTGTCGAAGGGGCACTAG
- the cheY gene encoding chemotaxis response regulator CheY, whose amino-acid sequence MSDPKMKFLVVDDFSTMRRIVRNLLKELGFTNVDEAEDGAVALQKLNNASFDFVVTDWNMPNMDGLTLLQTIRQTPHLRHLPVLMVTAEAKKENIIAAAQAGASGYIVKPFTAATMAEKLEKIFEKIGKKAVA is encoded by the coding sequence ATGTCCGACCCCAAGATGAAATTTCTCGTCGTCGACGATTTTTCGACCATGCGCCGCATCGTGCGCAACCTCCTCAAGGAACTCGGATTCACGAACGTGGACGAGGCCGAGGACGGTGCGGTCGCGCTGCAGAAGCTCAACAACGCGTCGTTCGACTTCGTCGTCACCGACTGGAACATGCCGAACATGGACGGCCTGACGCTGCTGCAGACGATCCGCCAGACGCCCCATCTGCGGCACCTGCCGGTGCTGATGGTCACCGCCGAAGCGAAAAAGGAAAACATCATCGCGGCCGCACAGGCGGGTGCGAGCGGCTACATCGTGAAACCGTTCACGGCGGCGACGATGGCCGAAAAGCTCGAGAAGATCTTCGAAAAAATTGGCAAGAAAGCGGTTGCCTGA